In one Solanum dulcamara chromosome 1, daSolDulc1.2, whole genome shotgun sequence genomic region, the following are encoded:
- the LOC129886938 gene encoding E3 ubiquitin-protein ligase ATL76-like: MATISTQLIQEIFTENMHYSRRLLVASPPQYHLEPIMAPSSNPGNSHDDDSKYVLLVVNNVPIDARVLIILSVIFCGLICTLFLNSIIKCAFRSSSLLLNNSSLNHRNPSTTKLATKGIKKKTLDTFPVITYNTRLEHPGFDSDCVICLSKFKIGEKVKILPKCNHCFHVKCIDKWLNSHSSCPTCRHCLIETCPKIVPSDTSSSLPVQEVIVRIEPLQHESVVSSN, encoded by the exons ATGGCAACTATATCCACCCAATTAATTCAAGAAATATTCACGGAGAATATGCACTACTCAAGAAGACTACTTGTAGCTTCCCCTCCACAATACCACCTTGAGCCCATCATGGCTCCATCGTCCAACCCCGGAAACAGCCACGACGACGACTCAAAATATGTACTACTAGTGGTCAACAACGTCCCGATTGATGCAAGAGTTTTGATAATATTGTCAGTAATTTTTTGTGGCTTGATTTGTACACTTTTCTTGAACTCTATCATAAAGTGTGCATTTAGGAGCTCTAGCCTATTGCTGAACAACTCATCCTTAAATCATAGAAACCCTTCGACAACAAAGCTAGCAACTAAGGGGATTAAGAAGAAAACCCTCGATACGTTCCCCGTTATAACCTACAATACTAGGTTGGAACATCCAGGATTTGACTCTGATTGTGTCATTTGcttatcaaaatttaaaatcgGAGAGAAAGTTAAGATTCTACCTAAGTGTAACCATTGCTTCCACGTCAAGTGTATCGATAAATGGCTTAATTCCCACTCCTCTTGCCCTACTTGTAGGCATTGCCTAATTGAGACTTGTCCAAAAATT GTGCCTAGTGATACTTCATCATCACTACCAGTTCAAGAAGTCATAGTAAGGATTGAACCTCTCCAACATGAAAGTGTGGTATCTAGCAATTAA